TGGGGGAATATTTGGCCAAATATGTAGATATCAACAAAGAAACAATTAGAAAAAGATACACAGCAAGATCAATGTATACCCATGAATACAATTTAATTATCAGTTCTCAAAATAGTTTAGTAAATAAAATAAAAAATGAATTTGATGACAATAGTGTTTTTGACACAATTTACAAAATATTATTTTATCAAAGACCATTAAAATCTGTAAAAAAATTAATTGGAGGCTGTGAGTTAGAAGAGGTTTTATGTGGTAAAAAAAACATTAAAAGAGCAAAAAAATGTTTATTAACCTCGCAAGAATTTAGAATTTGGCAAAGTATAAATAACTTAAAAATTGTCTCAACGTCAAATGACCCATCAGAAAGAGAATTAAAACCTCATGAAAAAAATAGTATTTTTGATATTTGCCAAAAAAAGGCTGAAGTGAGTTTAGTTACATTAGCTAAAGATTTAAAACTTAAAAACGAAAAATTTAAAAATGATATGTATTTTAATAAAAATAAGAAAAAAAGTGAAGATAAAAATGCTCCAACAGAAAGAAGAATTATAGGAAATAAAACCTTATCTAAAATTGCGAGTACTTATAAAAAAATATTTGAATTAAGCAAATTAGAACAAGAAAAAATAATAAATGCAATTATAAGTTTTGATAACTCAGAAATTTTAAAAAAGTATTTTATAGAAAAAAAATCTATTCCAGAATTAGAGGCACAAAAACTCGCCAATATTTCTTTAGAAGATGGTTACTTAAACTATAGCAGCAAAGCAATCAAAAAACTTTTACCACATATGCAAAAAGGCGAAATGTTACACAAGGCTATAGTATCAGCAGGCTATGCAAACTCTAAAAATAATAAAATTCACGACCTTTTGCCTGCTTATGTCACAATAAACAAATATGGCAATAACCCTGCTGTGCTGCGATCTCTTTCGCAGTTGCGCCTTGTTGTGAATGCAATTATCAAAAAATATGGCAAACCTAAAATAATAAGGGTTGAGCTTGCCCGAGATCTTAAATTATCGAATCAAGAAAAAAGTAAAATTTTTAAACAAAACAACGCAAATAAATTAGAAAATGAAAAAATTACTACAGAACTCAACGAAAAAAAAATTAATGTCTCTGCTTCTAACATAGAAAAATACAGACTTTGGCAAGAATGCAACTACCAATGCCCTTATTCAGGAAATTGTATAGGATTTTTTGATTTATTTGGAGACAACCCAATATTTGATGTGGAGCACATTATACCACTGAGTAGAAGTTATGATGACTCTTTTGCCAATAAAACACTTTGTCGAAATGATATAAATCGTAACAAAAAACAAAATTACACTCCATTTGAGGCTTTTTCAATCACAGATCCTGATGAATACGAAAAAATTCTTATGCGTGTTGAAAAATTTAATTCTCCATTTAAATACAGAAAACTATTTCGCTTTAAAGAAAAAAATATTGATACAGAATTTATCGCCAGAATGCTCAATGACACACGGTATGCTTCAAAACTTGCAACGCAATATCTTGAGTTACTTTATGGTGGAATTGTTGATAGCGAACGCAGCCAGCGTGTTAGAGTTTCGTCGGGTCAGGTAACCGCAATTTTAAGAAAAAACTGGAAACTCAATAAACTGCTTTCGCAAGAAAATACCAAAACCAGACTTGACCACAGACATCATGCCATTGATGCGTTGGTGATTGCGCTCACCAACGAAAGTGCAATAAAATTGATTAATAAATCAGCGTCTCGTGGCGAATTTAAGTATGAAAACAGATTTTCAAAAATTGAAATAATTTGGCCTGATTTATTGCAGCAAACCCAAAAACATCTTAATAAAATGCTAATATCTTTTTATATTTCTCCTAAAATTAATGCGCTTCTCCATGAAGAGACAATATTAAGCAAAAAAAATGAGAATTTTTATTATAGAAAAAATATTAATGAAATTAAAAGCTATATAAATAATACAAAAAAATATGATAAATTTGTTTTAGATCCAGCTTTAACAAATATAATTAAAAATAAATACAACGAAAATATTTTAAGTCAAACCAAAATTACAAATACTAATACAGTTATTTTTGATCAAACCAAAATTGACACTCTCCCCTATTTAACTGTTAAAAACTCTTCAAACAAAACAAGCCCATTTGCCAAAGAAGCAAATGATAAAATTTATGTTAAATCATTTCGTAATAAAACTGATAATACAGAAAATTCTGTACTTGAAATTGGCACAGGCATTCAAAAAAGATATGTTGCAAAAAATTATTACCATCATATTTCTGTATTTTCTACTAATAAAAAAGACATACATGATATTATATTTAGCAAATATCTTGATGTTATGAACAGAAAAAAATCAGGACAAAAAATTATAGTAAAAAAACACCATAATGATCCAGAAGCAAAATTTTTATTTTATTTAAAAAAATCTGATATTTTTGAAATAGAAGAAAATGGAGTCAAACAATATTATATAATCATAGGTTTTGAAGCAGATAATAGAATAAAATACTCTCACATATATGATGCTCAAAAAAAACCTACTAGAAAAAGCATCAATAATTTATTAAAAATGAAATTTAAAAAACTTAAAATTTCGCCTTTAGGAGAAATTTTACAGTAAGCAGTTTATTTTATGTATTGTAGGGAATAAGACTTCTGATATGATTGTAACGCTCTCCCTTAAAAACCCAATTTGGCTGGAACTTGCAGGGAATAAGACTTCTGATATGATTCAGAAACTATCGAATGATTTACAATCACCCGCTGGAACTTGCAGGGAATAAGACTTCTGATATGATTGCCATTATCAACTCTTCGACCGCTATCTGGCTGGAACTTGCAGGGAATAAGACTTCTGATATGATAATTTTTAGTGAAAGCAGGAAGTGGACTTGGCTGGAACTTGCAGGGAATAAGACTTCTGATATGATTTTTAGACCAATCTGCTTGTCCTTTTTTTTGCTGGAACTTGCAGGGAATAAGACTTCTGATATGATTAAGCGCGTGATGCGTCTCTATCAACTTTAGCTGGAACTTGCAGGGAATAAGACTTCTGATATGATACCAACTGTTAAGCTTCCTTTCTGTAGTTCGCTGGAACTTGCAGGGAATAAGACTTCTGATATGATTGTTGCTGTTTGATTAAAATCGCCTGTATCGCTGGAACTTGCAGGGAATAAGACTTCTGATATGATAGACCCGTCAATAACTTACTAATTATTGACGGGATTTTTTTATTTTTAGAGCTAAAAAAGGAGTATTTCGGGTAGTGGTTCTTCTGTTTTTTCTTTGTTTTTTCCAAAAAATACTTTTTGCTTACCAAATTGCCTGTCTGTCACCAGCAACAGCCTAACCTGCCCAGATGGCGGTAATCGTTCTTCAATAAATTTTTGAGTACTTATACTTGCATCTTCGCTCGGAAAGTAAATTGCATACACAGAGTACTGCAACATACTAAATCCTTTTGATATGAGTAATTTTCTAAATTTTGCATAGGCTTTTCTTTGTTTTTTAGTTTTGGTTGGCAAGTCAAATAAAGCAAACAACCACACAGCAGAATACGCTCCAGAAATTTTTACCAAACTCATAATGTTATTTTCTTAATGTAATTTATTAAAATATTATTTTATTAAATTCGGAAGAAATAAGCTTACTTGTCCTGTAACAAATGCCTTGCTCAAAGATTGCGCTGACAAGGTAATAATATCCTGCAGCTGGCGCTCTTCTTGATCAACAGTAAATTTTTTATATAATACTGCAATCAGCCTTTGTTTAATGTCTTGCGTTAATTTATTTTCAGTAAAGTTTTCTGCTTCTACAATTAAAAAAACCTCTCGGTCAATAATAGGACGAAATGGTTCCATTAAATCATCTGCCAAACAAAAAGGATTGTATTTCCCTTTATGAAATACACCAATTGATGGGTTTAATCCGCAAGCACACAAACTCCTCGCTACCACAGCTCTAAGCACGGCATACCCATAATTTAAAAACATATTTTCATTTTCTGCTGTAATATCTCTTTTAAATTGTTTATTTTTACAAATGTTTTTCCAGTATATAATTGCTGCTTGCGCTTCTAAATTACCCTCGTCACCACTTTTTACTTTTTTACACAAATCTAAAAGCCCAAAATGCTCTTCTCTTCTGTTTAAAAGTAAATAGCCTTGGGCTTCAATTTTTTTAGCAATAATTTTTTTCCAAAGTTGCTTTTTAAAAGGAAGGGTTGCAAGAATTTGTTTAGCAAAACGCTGCGTTTGCACCGAGTGTGCCACCAAAGGTAACAGCATCCCAATAGGCATATGTTTGGTATCACAGCAAACAAATATACACCCGTATTCTGCTAATTTTGCTAATACAGCGTGCGTATAATTTACCGCTGGCGATGAGACAATAAGCGCAGAGATTTCTGCAAACGGGACTGTAACTTTATTACTGGATTCTATGACCAAAAGCTCACTAAAAGAAGAAAGCCTTACATTTTGTATAGAAATATCAATAATTCTCTTAATCATTACAATTAATGGGAAATTTTTTTAATAAAATGCGAGGAAATACTTTTAACATTTGCCTCATCAAACACGTCGCAGGCCAATTGAAAATCATCAATATCTAAAAAACCTTTTTCATTGAGCACGTCTTTAAGTTTATGAAACGAATCCACCAACATAGCATTTTGATCCAATAGACCGTCCATTTCGGCTCTTAGCTTGCACACCTCGCCACCTATTCTTGTAATGCTATCTAAAATTTGCTCTATTTGTTTGACCAAGTTTGAATTGAAACTGTGATCATCAGCAATATTAGTCAAAGTGTCCAAATCAAGAGCGTAGCCATCTAAATTTTCGTCTGCAAACTCATCAAATAATTCTTGAGGGGTGTTAGACATTTCACTTCCTTCCACTTAGCGTCTACATTGTGCTCTATTTCAGATCTTTCTACTTGTCGGAAGGGAATAAATTGAAATAAGAGGAAAGAATTGGTTGTCTGTCTCTAAAATTGGCGCAGCTCCACAATGTATGTTAAATGTCTGTTGGTTTTTAGCTGTTTTTATTTTGTTTGAAAGGATAAATTCTGAATCATGTTAAATATTCTCAAGTCTCTCTTTGGAACGAAAAACGATCGAGAATTGCGTAAAATTGCACCTATTCTAACAAAAATAAACTTACTCGAATCTCATTTAGAAAAGCTGACAGATTCTGAGCTTAAAGCCAAAACAGATGAGTTTAAAACACGTCATAAAAGCGGTGAAAGCATTGATAGCCTTTTGCCAGAGGCTTTTGCTGTAGTCAGAGAGGCCAGTAAACGTAGCTTAGGAAAAAGACATTTTGATGTGCAGTTAATTGGCGGCTATGTTTTACATCAAGGCAAAATTGCCGAAATGCGCACCGGCGAAGGAAAAACTCTTACCGCTACGGCACCAGTTTACCTCAACGCGTTATCAGGAAAAAACGTTCATGTTGTCACA
This region of Spirobacillus cienkowskii genomic DNA includes:
- the cas9 gene encoding type II CRISPR RNA-guided endonuclease Cas9 (Cas9, originally named Csn1, is the large, multifunctional signature protein of type II CRISPR/Cas systems. It is well known even to general audiences because its RNA-guided endonuclease activity has made it a popular tool for custom editing of eukaryotic genomes.) translates to MLQTETTKKTTANNTLDTNNYTLGIDMGVASIGYAIIDESSKKIIHMGTRCFPSPATNTDNNAATRRLARAQRRNTARKVMRRHKLFTYLQKHSLLPPFTQTQLEMLHAPIPTEFCTVASKRREMVRRYAQLRNQIMTSLDATLFKEWLNFLEHRPHYAKTYLKKLPNIFIYFLRSIALDEQIDKYSLGRIIYFFGQRKGFLSNRKNLAKELEDEKKNKISSAVNSLAGHIQETKCRTLGEYLAKYVDINKETIRKRYTARSMYTHEYNLIISSQNSLVNKIKNEFDDNSVFDTIYKILFYQRPLKSVKKLIGGCELEEVLCGKKNIKRAKKCLLTSQEFRIWQSINNLKIVSTSNDPSERELKPHEKNSIFDICQKKAEVSLVTLAKDLKLKNEKFKNDMYFNKNKKKSEDKNAPTERRIIGNKTLSKIASTYKKIFELSKLEQEKIINAIISFDNSEILKKYFIEKKSIPELEAQKLANISLEDGYLNYSSKAIKKLLPHMQKGEMLHKAIVSAGYANSKNNKIHDLLPAYVTINKYGNNPAVLRSLSQLRLVVNAIIKKYGKPKIIRVELARDLKLSNQEKSKIFKQNNANKLENEKITTELNEKKINVSASNIEKYRLWQECNYQCPYSGNCIGFFDLFGDNPIFDVEHIIPLSRSYDDSFANKTLCRNDINRNKKQNYTPFEAFSITDPDEYEKILMRVEKFNSPFKYRKLFRFKEKNIDTEFIARMLNDTRYASKLATQYLELLYGGIVDSERSQRVRVSSGQVTAILRKNWKLNKLLSQENTKTRLDHRHHAIDALVIALTNESAIKLINKSASRGEFKYENRFSKIEIIWPDLLQQTQKHLNKMLISFYISPKINALLHEETILSKKNENFYYRKNINEIKSYINNTKKYDKFVLDPALTNIIKNKYNENILSQTKITNTNTVIFDQTKIDTLPYLTVKNSSNKTSPFAKEANDKIYVKSFRNKTDNTENSVLEIGTGIQKRYVAKNYYHHISVFSTNKKDIHDIIFSKYLDVMNRKKSGQKIIVKKHHNDPEAKFLFYLKKSDIFEIEENGVKQYYIIIGFEADNRIKYSHIYDAQKKPTRKSINNLLKMKFKKLKISPLGEILQ
- the cas2 gene encoding CRISPR-associated endonuclease Cas2 gives rise to the protein MSLVKISGAYSAVWLFALFDLPTKTKKQRKAYAKFRKLLISKGFSMLQYSVYAIYFPSEDASISTQKFIEERLPPSGQVRLLLVTDRQFGKQKVFFGKNKEKTEEPLPEILLF
- the cas1 gene encoding type II CRISPR-associated endonuclease Cas1 codes for the protein MIKRIIDISIQNVRLSSFSELLVIESSNKVTVPFAEISALIVSSPAVNYTHAVLAKLAEYGCIFVCCDTKHMPIGMLLPLVAHSVQTQRFAKQILATLPFKKQLWKKIIAKKIEAQGYLLLNRREEHFGLLDLCKKVKSGDEGNLEAQAAIIYWKNICKNKQFKRDITAENENMFLNYGYAVLRAVVARSLCACGLNPSIGVFHKGKYNPFCLADDLMEPFRPIIDREVFLIVEAENFTENKLTQDIKQRLIAVLYKKFTVDQEERQLQDIITLSAQSLSKAFVTGQVSLFLPNLIK